One Deltaproteobacteria bacterium DNA window includes the following coding sequences:
- a CDS encoding DUF4388 domain-containing protein translates to MALRGTLKDFGIADILQLIGHQAKSGVLCLRNGNQRVDIVFSGGGVVRAESATRDRRDLLGRMLVRAEVLSDEQVTRALELQKRTLKRLGQILVESGVVDRKTLATFTRLQTTETIYRLFFWTNGSYEFSQKEINVEQEFEPLRSENILMEGFRQLDEWPHIRRRVTGYGVTFERVKELDPLVPATPMGSDELDLDSVFVDGFTEQSLEGSLKNIGQNERLVFQLISPERDVQKIIDLSRLGEFDTCKALERLIDAGFLAASSSEHTRAPSGEATVGGISAPSSAHLFTAIARVIGVFGLSAGLVVFLYSVDTKWLDFVRPRQPWGYKDVSLQTQIDKNQRQKVERALEVYKAMNGNYPKNLNELVKTDLITDQDLHFPWQKIYSYQRVGKQYMLLRPLF, encoded by the coding sequence AGCGCGTAGATATTGTTTTTAGCGGTGGAGGTGTAGTGCGTGCTGAATCGGCAACTCGCGACCGCCGTGATTTATTGGGTCGTATGCTCGTACGTGCAGAGGTTTTAAGCGATGAGCAAGTTACGCGTGCTTTAGAATTACAAAAGCGCACTCTCAAGCGTTTAGGCCAAATATTAGTTGAAAGCGGTGTGGTTGATCGCAAAACGCTTGCTACATTTACGCGACTGCAAACTACTGAGACAATCTATCGTCTATTTTTTTGGACTAATGGCTCTTATGAGTTTAGCCAAAAAGAAATAAATGTTGAGCAAGAATTTGAACCACTAAGAAGCGAAAATATTCTTATGGAGGGTTTTCGTCAGCTTGATGAGTGGCCACATATTCGTCGACGGGTTACGGGATATGGAGTTACTTTTGAACGAGTAAAAGAACTCGACCCATTAGTGCCGGCAACACCGATGGGTAGTGATGAGTTAGATCTTGATAGTGTCTTTGTTGATGGTTTCACTGAGCAAAGTTTGGAAGGAAGTTTAAAAAATATCGGGCAAAATGAACGTTTAGTATTTCAATTGATATCTCCTGAACGCGACGTTCAAAAGATTATCGACCTTTCTCGTCTCGGCGAGTTTGATACTTGTAAGGCACTTGAGCGATTAATTGATGCTGGTTTTTTAGCTGCATCATCTTCAGAACATACGCGAGCGCCTAGCGGTGAAGCCACTGTTGGAGGGATAAGCGCCCCATCGTCAGCTCATCTGTTTACCGCTATCGCAAGAGTGATAGGTGTGTTTGGTTTGTCTGCTGGATTAGTAGTATTTTTATATTCAGTAGATACAAAATGGCTTGATTTTGTTAGACCACGTCAGCCATGGGGGTATAAAGACGTTAGTTTACAGACGCAAATTGATAAAAATCAAAGGCAAAAGGTCGAACGAGCTCTTGAAGTATATAAAGCAATGAACGGCAATTACCCTAAAAATCTTAACGAGTTAGTAAAGACGGATTTGATAACTGACCAAGATCTTCATTTTCCTTGGCAAAAAATTTATAGCTATCAACGAGTCGGAAAACAATATATGCTATTGAGACCACTTTTTTAA